From the Paludibacterium paludis genome, one window contains:
- the csy1 gene encoding type I-F CRISPR-associated protein Csy1: protein MNENSFRSREINKVIIDFINNKISEKQNAKLAKNQNYDVVSENKNEPCKWIEKAANDVMCLRYATHLAKGVHPQAKRATSIWLKHEATSKHPLVASHLIRGNQFIDVAVDNAAALYLVGFLNLIYEGETLLSLLQANDPDALAALSDDPKTAANWRDAFCSITEPASHYASHTFAKQIYWPVSPDENMLPDPHNDRHFHLLAPLYSSSLSHWLYQCIQHDRFSEDAKSARQAAREKLDHPHGYCVYPMLAEEKKGGTKPQNISQLNSERKGSNYLLASLPPTWESRDIRPLFHTDSAFLRFGQRKTIRALVREFKAWLMKQNQDGNGSGRSNMHIRQRRDAYLEELFAELIQYRGAFVNQLPPGWSADSECRLPPEECFWLDPYRADTDEAFSQDFQWQDWPGQIAERFGRWLNGQLGSDTLQLSEAEYHYWRKELSHDLAWQRQLDESLRKQGTRLLPAARAKGDGHAR from the coding sequence ATGAATGAAAACAGTTTCAGATCAAGAGAAATCAATAAAGTCATCATTGACTTTATTAACAATAAAATTTCTGAAAAACAAAATGCCAAACTAGCCAAAAACCAAAACTATGATGTTGTTTCTGAAAACAAAAATGAACCATGCAAATGGATCGAAAAAGCTGCCAATGACGTCATGTGTTTGCGGTATGCAACGCACTTGGCGAAGGGGGTTCATCCACAAGCGAAACGCGCAACAAGCATCTGGCTAAAGCATGAAGCAACATCAAAGCATCCATTGGTTGCAAGCCACTTAATCAGAGGCAACCAGTTCATTGATGTCGCAGTAGATAATGCTGCCGCCCTGTATCTAGTTGGTTTTTTGAATCTGATTTATGAAGGAGAAACTCTACTTTCCCTTCTGCAAGCCAATGATCCGGATGCGCTCGCCGCATTGAGCGACGACCCAAAGACGGCGGCGAACTGGCGCGATGCGTTCTGCAGTATCACCGAACCCGCGAGTCATTATGCCAGCCATACCTTCGCCAAACAGATTTACTGGCCGGTATCCCCCGATGAAAACATGCTGCCCGACCCGCATAACGACCGGCACTTTCACTTGCTTGCCCCTCTTTACTCCAGCTCTCTGTCACATTGGCTCTACCAATGTATCCAGCATGACCGGTTCAGCGAAGACGCCAAGAGCGCCCGTCAGGCTGCGCGGGAGAAGCTGGATCATCCACACGGATATTGCGTCTATCCGATGCTGGCCGAAGAAAAGAAAGGCGGCACAAAGCCGCAGAATATTTCTCAGCTCAACAGTGAACGCAAAGGCAGTAACTACCTGTTGGCCTCGCTGCCACCGACGTGGGAAAGCCGCGATATTCGCCCGCTTTTTCATACGGACAGCGCCTTTCTCAGGTTCGGCCAGCGAAAGACCATTCGTGCCCTCGTGCGCGAATTCAAAGCATGGCTGATGAAACAGAATCAAGATGGCAACGGCTCCGGTCGTAGCAACATGCATATACGTCAACGCCGCGATGCTTACCTAGAAGAGCTATTTGCCGAACTGATCCAATATCGCGGCGCCTTCGTCAATCAGCTGCCGCCGGGGTGGAGCGCGGACAGTGAATGCCGTCTACCTCCGGAAGAGTGTTTCTGGCTTGATCCTTACCGGGCGGACACGGATGAGGCGTTCAGCCAGGATTTTCAGTGGCAAGACTGGCCTGGCCAAATTGCGGAACGGTTCGGTCGCTGGCTGAACGGCCAGCTCGGAAGCGACACCTTGCAGCTGTCCGAAGCCGAATATCACTATTGGCGGAAGGAACTGTCGCATGACCTGGCCTGGCAGCGTCAACTGGACGAAAGCCTGCGCAAACAAGGCACCCGGCTGCTGCCGGCAGCTCGCGCCAAGGGAGACGGACATGCGCGTTAA
- the csy2 gene encoding type I-F CRISPR-associated protein Csy2: MRVNPISNVRGLLILPHLRVQNANAISGQHTWGFPAITAFTGQMTGLERKLGRDIGLEFYGVGVICHDHQAQTSGDYVQRFNLTRNPVDKNGDTAAIVEEGRIHLDITLVFGVGGEALSRDDEALAELARHVARTLETMRIAGGTLIPGPYPLHPQLHPLPDDEEGIALLFRELRRRWLPGFALVARDDLLHAHHAKLRKTNEEASLLDAWLDKSRINYNPQQTKSGETEWTGSRQPGDGWIVPIPVGFGAISPLQPGGSVSHARDSTTPFRFVESLYSLGEWLSPHRLTHHAELLWYPSHDPETGVYRCRNDYRIDHHAALDNLGELA, translated from the coding sequence ATGCGCGTTAACCCGATATCAAATGTTCGCGGGCTGCTTATCCTGCCTCATCTGCGCGTACAAAACGCCAATGCAATTTCCGGACAACACACCTGGGGTTTCCCGGCCATAACGGCCTTCACGGGCCAGATGACTGGACTGGAACGCAAACTGGGCAGGGACATCGGACTGGAATTCTACGGGGTGGGTGTCATTTGCCATGACCACCAGGCTCAAACGTCCGGAGACTATGTGCAGCGCTTCAATCTCACGCGCAATCCGGTCGACAAGAATGGAGACACCGCGGCAATCGTCGAAGAGGGACGCATCCACCTCGACATCACGCTGGTGTTCGGCGTGGGGGGAGAGGCGCTGTCTCGGGATGACGAAGCGCTCGCCGAATTGGCCCGGCACGTTGCCCGCACTCTGGAGACAATGCGCATCGCAGGCGGCACCCTCATTCCGGGGCCTTATCCTCTTCATCCCCAGTTGCATCCCCTGCCCGATGACGAGGAAGGCATCGCCCTGCTCTTCCGAGAACTTCGCCGCCGCTGGTTGCCCGGATTTGCCCTCGTCGCTCGCGACGATCTCTTGCACGCTCACCACGCCAAGTTGCGAAAGACCAACGAGGAGGCCTCCTTGCTGGATGCGTGGCTGGACAAGTCTCGAATCAACTACAACCCTCAGCAGACGAAGTCCGGCGAGACCGAATGGACCGGCTCGCGTCAGCCGGGTGACGGCTGGATCGTACCGATCCCGGTGGGCTTTGGTGCGATATCGCCCCTGCAGCCGGGAGGCTCCGTGAGCCATGCCCGCGATAGCACCACGCCTTTCCGCTTTGTGGAAAGCCTGTACTCACTGGGGGAATGGCTGAGTCCGCACCGACTGACGCACCACGCTGAATTGCTGTGGTACCCGAGTCATGATCCCGAGACCGGGGTATACCGCTGCCGCAACGACTATCGAATCGACCATCACGCCGCACTCGACAACCTGGGAGAACTCGCATGA
- the csy3 gene encoding type I-F CRISPR-associated protein Csy3 — translation MSQLKTATVLAFERKLDPSDALFFAGNWDARDASQTWPHIAIQPKSVRGTISNRLKAKDQDPAKLDAAIENPNLQTVDVAALPHNADTLQVRFTLRILAGAGIPSACNDAAYREKLQNTVASYREGTGFTELARRYATNLANGRFLWRNRIGAEQIEVHVAQLVDGKAARNWTFDALDLSLRDFVAGGKALTELGDLITEGLNGKQHVLLQATAFVRIGAGQEVFPSQELILERGRGDKSKTLYEVKQGAHAIAAIHSQKIGNALRTIDTWYPGAEDNGPIAVEPYGSVTTQGKAYRQPKQKQDFYTLLDNWVLKDEAPTTEQQHFVIATLIRGGVFGEAS, via the coding sequence ATGAGCCAACTGAAAACCGCCACCGTCCTCGCCTTCGAACGCAAACTCGATCCTTCCGATGCCTTGTTCTTCGCCGGAAACTGGGATGCCCGCGACGCCAGCCAGACATGGCCGCACATTGCCATTCAGCCCAAATCCGTACGCGGAACCATCTCCAACCGTCTGAAAGCCAAGGACCAGGATCCGGCCAAACTCGATGCCGCCATCGAGAACCCCAACCTGCAAACCGTGGACGTCGCGGCCTTGCCCCACAATGCGGATACCCTTCAAGTGCGCTTCACCCTGAGGATTCTCGCAGGAGCCGGAATCCCATCTGCATGCAATGACGCGGCGTACAGGGAGAAACTGCAGAATACCGTGGCCAGTTACCGGGAAGGTACCGGCTTCACCGAGCTTGCCCGTCGCTATGCGACTAATCTGGCGAATGGTCGCTTCCTGTGGCGCAATCGCATCGGAGCCGAACAGATTGAAGTGCATGTGGCTCAACTGGTGGATGGCAAGGCCGCGCGGAACTGGACTTTCGATGCATTGGATCTGAGCTTGCGAGACTTTGTGGCGGGAGGCAAGGCGCTGACAGAACTGGGGGACCTGATCACGGAAGGCTTGAACGGCAAACAGCACGTCTTGCTGCAGGCGACGGCTTTTGTGCGGATCGGAGCCGGGCAAGAGGTCTTTCCCTCACAGGAATTGATCCTCGAACGTGGCCGTGGCGACAAGAGCAAAACACTCTATGAGGTCAAACAGGGTGCCCATGCCATTGCCGCCATTCACTCCCAGAAAATCGGCAATGCCCTCCGGACTATCGATACCTGGTATCCGGGCGCGGAAGACAATGGCCCGATTGCGGTCGAGCCCTATGGGTCCGTGACCACCCAAGGCAAGGCTTACCGTCAACCAAAGCAAAAACAGGACTTTTATACCCTGCTGGACAACTGGGTACTGAAGGATGAAGCGCCGACCACGGAGCAGCAGCACTTTGTGATTGCCACCCTGATCCGCGGTGGCGTGTTTGGCGAGGCAAGCTGA
- the cas6f gene encoding type I-F CRISPR-associated endoribonuclease Cas6/Csy4, producing the protein MDYYLDIRLLPDADFSPPVLMNALYAKLHRVLVTQQRTDIGVSFPGYDLAPESQGGTPCAPSLGLTLRLHGTAAALDNLMARRWLTGFADHAITGNILPVPASTSHIRVLRRQVKSCPARERDRLMRRKNLSLEEACRCIPDSKAKRLDLPFLTVDSSSTGQRFRLFIQQLSAAKIVEGSFNAYGLSPSATLPQW; encoded by the coding sequence ATGGACTATTACCTCGATATCCGTCTGCTGCCGGATGCCGATTTCTCGCCACCGGTTCTGATGAACGCGCTCTACGCGAAGCTTCACCGCGTACTGGTCACTCAACAGCGAACCGATATTGGCGTGAGCTTCCCCGGTTATGATCTTGCCCCGGAAAGCCAAGGCGGAACACCATGCGCGCCTTCGCTGGGCCTGACGCTGCGCCTGCATGGTACGGCGGCTGCATTGGACAATTTGATGGCCCGTCGCTGGTTGACGGGGTTCGCCGACCATGCCATCACGGGAAATATCTTGCCTGTCCCGGCCAGCACAAGCCATATCCGCGTTCTTCGGCGGCAAGTGAAAAGCTGCCCGGCACGGGAACGAGACCGGTTGATGCGCAGGAAGAATCTCTCCCTGGAGGAGGCATGCAGATGTATTCCGGACAGCAAAGCAAAACGGCTGGATCTTCCCTTCCTTACGGTAGATAGTTCCAGCACCGGACAACGATTCCGTCTATTCATCCAACAGCTATCAGCAGCAAAAATTGTCGAAGGCAGTTTTAACGCTTATGGCCTAAGCCCAAGCGCAACGTTGCCCCAGTGGTGA